Part of the uncultured Desulfobacter sp. genome, TTCTCTGACCAGAATATTAAAAGAATGTTGTTTTTAAACTTTTCCAACGTAATTTTTATGAATGTTTAATATCGGACTAATGTATCGCTCAGTAGCGCGACGTCAGGGGCGTCCACTGGAGCGTTTCGTTAGGCTTTTGTGTATAAAATTCCCTGCTATAGCACCGATTATAATCGACATGAATAATACGCTCAAAAAAATAAGATAGATATTGCTAATATCCTCATCACTTTGAATGTGCTTTTGCCCATACCAATCAGCCACAAAACCGAGGAGAAAATAGGTAATCAAACCAAGAAGAAATGAGCCTGAAAGTACCAATAGCAGTCGTCTCATAGAACCTCCCAGAACCAGACTGCGTCCGAATTTCTATAGTCAGACCATATTCCTTCCCATGAAATATATAGATGGATTCTTGCCCATGATTTCCAATCTGTTAACCGACTACCATTCCAAAGATCAATATGATCGCCCTGATGTCCCGGTCCCCAATAATTTTGGAAGAAGATAATCCCTTTTTTGTTATTAATCTTTTCAAATACTTCTTTCCCTCCAAACTTGTTGACTCGTATGCCAGGAAGTATTCCTGGTCTGGCTAACCAATTTGCAAGTTCTTGAGCGCGGATAGCATACCTTGGTTTTTCTTTTTGCCATGAACGAACACCACGAAATGATTTTAAACTAATGCCTGATCGTTCGAGACATGCATGCATTTTAACCGCACATTGATTTGGGTATGCTGAATGATCGAGAGATCGTCTTCACCACTAATAGTGGGATAATTTTTCC contains:
- a CDS encoding T6SS effector amidase Tae4 family protein; translated protein: MHACLERSGISLKSFRGVRSWQKEKPRYAIRAQELANWLARPGILPGIRVNKFGGKEVFEKINNKKGIIFFQNYWGPGHQGDHIDLWNGSRLTDWKSWARIHLYISWEGIWSDYRNSDAVWFWEVL